A single genomic interval of Saccharospirillum mangrovi harbors:
- a CDS encoding DUF924 family protein: MCQLDDDKPIVTAVKVAQMCWTERLRTLVHCTALAQPPHAPETPMTPWQSILDFWFGDQEPPEPVFRKRWFTGGAELDQQIAERFGELHQRAVDGELDAWLSHPHGRLALILLIDQFSRNLYRGRADAFAWDDRARQWSLDALNGDHYSALAVSGRMFCLMPLMHAEDRALHDQLHQAIEQLLTDFPDQHDFLDGMKTSAVEHRDLIIRFGRYPHRNTVLGRTSTPEETDYLSGNAARFGQ, translated from the coding sequence ATGTGTCAGCTTGATGACGATAAACCGATTGTGACGGCGGTCAAGGTGGCGCAAATGTGCTGGACTGAGCGCTTGCGCACTCTGGTACACTGCACCGCTCTTGCTCAGCCGCCCCACGCCCCGGAGACGCCGATGACACCCTGGCAATCCATTCTCGATTTCTGGTTCGGTGACCAGGAACCGCCCGAACCGGTGTTTCGCAAACGCTGGTTTACTGGCGGGGCCGAACTCGACCAGCAGATTGCCGAACGCTTTGGCGAACTGCACCAGCGCGCGGTTGACGGCGAGTTAGACGCTTGGTTATCGCACCCGCACGGGCGTTTGGCGTTGATCTTGTTAATCGACCAATTCAGCCGCAATCTCTATCGCGGCCGCGCCGACGCCTTCGCCTGGGACGACCGGGCGCGGCAGTGGAGCTTGGATGCACTGAATGGCGACCATTATTCAGCCCTGGCCGTCAGTGGCCGGATGTTCTGCTTAATGCCGCTGATGCACGCCGAAGACCGGGCGCTGCACGACCAATTGCACCAGGCCATCGAACAATTGCTGACGGATTTCCCCGACCAACACGACTTTCTCGACGGCATGAAAACATCCGCCGTCGAACACCGGGATCTGATTATTCGTTTTGGCCGTTATCCGCACCGCAATACCGTGCTGGGCCGAACCTCGACACCCGAAGAAACCGACTATTTAAGTGGCAACGCTGCCCGCTTTGGGCAGTAA
- a CDS encoding kelch repeat-containing protein, with amino-acid sequence MSQLIRLFRHTVHPLLFCFVLCVFCIEVAAAEQLGTLHPQSDGSYFSGVESKRFRGRTKMSLVTFQGQLWLFGGNVGTDEVWSSQDGDVWTQRSVSNAFPGTVTTTSQVVVFQNQLWLINGLEGSVWSSADGLAWQSQEAIGASFNGREHSQVVVSVTPKGEERLWLIGGHASQTNRFYNDVWSFDGRQWEEVLPPDSAYSFSGRKEHQAIAFQDRLWVIGGWTADQEYNNDVWSSVNGKMWTLETDRPGFTERRGHQIVVSNDGRGEQLWLSGGEYFNGYRRNLWLSNDGIHWQEQPGEIDYSRRAGYGVVDFNDRLWVVGGEDAAGRTLNDIWSWTHGTDWQSHMIGTDFKGRADHQAFAFADRIWVVGGLNDEYECENDIWSSTDGLRWQRHRSHADFSPRCGHRIALFNQRLWLVGGGRDGVYNDVWTSQDGIHWQQVLEHAPFSARLNHELVVFDQRLWVIGGRGADESLNDVWSSVNGTDWIQETTGDRSFLSSIIHRVGRLMGVASGTIFPARANHQAIAFNGLLWVIGGEGPDGIRTRDRYLSHQYDDVWTSNDGRQWHRQPVDKLATYFIQSPNGNGSMDPGQVEVPFSIWELFGSETVITLEATGERLWFIGGHSFFISRVWSTLDGKHWVSTNPSDSDSAFKDKTIEGHQALRFDNQFWVIGKTFWRSSDGWNWQELEPWVVAD; translated from the coding sequence ATGTCTCAATTAATTCGCCTTTTCCGTCATACCGTTCACCCCCTCCTTTTTTGTTTTGTACTCTGCGTTTTTTGCATTGAAGTCGCCGCTGCTGAACAACTGGGAACATTACATCCGCAATCGGACGGATCGTACTTCTCTGGCGTGGAGTCCAAACGATTTCGTGGGCGCACCAAAATGTCGTTGGTGACGTTCCAGGGTCAGCTTTGGCTGTTTGGCGGAAATGTTGGCACTGACGAAGTTTGGTCATCTCAGGATGGCGATGTCTGGACGCAGAGATCGGTTTCGAATGCCTTCCCAGGCACAGTAACAACGACCAGTCAGGTTGTGGTATTTCAAAATCAACTATGGCTGATTAATGGTTTAGAAGGCTCCGTCTGGTCGTCTGCGGATGGTTTGGCTTGGCAAAGCCAAGAGGCCATTGGTGCAAGTTTTAATGGCCGGGAACACAGTCAAGTAGTGGTCTCTGTCACACCAAAAGGCGAAGAACGGCTTTGGCTAATTGGTGGGCATGCTAGCCAGACAAATAGGTTTTACAACGATGTCTGGTCGTTTGACGGCCGCCAGTGGGAGGAAGTATTGCCACCGGATTCCGCTTATTCGTTTTCCGGTCGAAAAGAACACCAGGCCATCGCTTTTCAGGATCGGTTATGGGTGATTGGAGGCTGGACTGCCGACCAGGAGTACAACAACGACGTTTGGTCCTCAGTTAATGGAAAGATGTGGACATTGGAAACTGACCGGCCCGGTTTCACGGAGCGTCGGGGCCACCAAATTGTCGTCAGCAACGATGGTCGTGGTGAACAACTGTGGCTATCGGGCGGTGAATACTTCAATGGTTATCGAAGGAACCTGTGGTTGTCCAACGATGGAATTCATTGGCAGGAGCAGCCAGGAGAGATTGATTACTCGCGACGAGCGGGCTATGGCGTGGTCGACTTTAATGATCGGCTCTGGGTCGTTGGTGGTGAAGATGCCGCGGGCCGGACATTGAATGACATCTGGTCGTGGACTCATGGCACAGATTGGCAATCTCATATGATCGGTACCGACTTTAAAGGGCGAGCCGACCATCAGGCTTTTGCCTTTGCCGATCGCATTTGGGTTGTGGGTGGGCTTAATGATGAATACGAGTGCGAGAACGACATCTGGTCCTCTACCGATGGTCTGCGCTGGCAACGGCATCGAAGCCATGCCGATTTCTCACCTCGATGTGGTCACAGGATAGCCTTGTTCAATCAAAGGCTATGGCTGGTGGGTGGTGGCAGAGACGGTGTTTATAACGATGTTTGGACCAGTCAGGATGGCATTCATTGGCAGCAGGTCCTGGAACATGCTCCTTTCAGTGCGCGTTTGAACCACGAGTTGGTGGTGTTTGATCAGCGGCTTTGGGTGATTGGCGGTCGGGGAGCGGATGAGTCGTTAAATGATGTCTGGTCGTCTGTTAACGGCACTGATTGGATACAGGAAACGACAGGTGATCGTAGTTTCCTGTCGTCAATAATCCATCGGGTGGGCCGGTTAATGGGGGTGGCATCGGGAACAATTTTTCCGGCGCGGGCAAATCACCAAGCGATCGCCTTTAACGGTCTGCTGTGGGTGATCGGTGGCGAAGGTCCAGACGGTATACGCACTCGTGATCGTTACCTGTCTCATCAATACGATGATGTATGGACATCGAATGATGGCCGCCAATGGCACCGGCAACCGGTAGATAAATTAGCAACCTACTTTATTCAATCGCCAAACGGCAACGGTTCGATGGATCCCGGCCAAGTAGAAGTACCTTTCAGTATTTGGGAGCTATTTGGCAGTGAAACGGTAATAACTCTAGAAGCAACCGGTGAGCGACTTTGGTTTATCGGAGGGCACAGTTTTTTTATCAGCCGAGTTTGGTCAACTCTGGATGGCAAACATTGGGTAAGTACAAACCCTAGTGATAGTGATTCTGCGTTCAAAGATAAAACAATCGAAGGACATCAGGCGTTGAGGTTCGATAATCAATTCTGGGTGATCGGCAAGACCTTTTGGCGGTCATCCGATGGGTGGAATTGGCAGGAATTGGAACCCTGGGTGGTTGCAGATTGA
- a CDS encoding extracellular solute-binding protein produces the protein MTAFTRFALAAGVVATVATGAVQAEELRLLTWGGYAPDAVVAQFEKETGIDVQVTLSNNEDMISKLRATGGAGFDLAQPSQDRIIGVQRQFNIYQPLDMSRIDTGLIQTSMLNATRESTSMNGGQYGVPAVWGTSGLIVAGPAANVVTDYTDLCADAVAGRVSYRLKRPTLIGFAFAMGEDPFAAYDNEGEYRAILEKVEAALIECKANVKTYWSGGDELLALLRTGEVTAAMAWDAGGWTLHAENPSINFVAPESGALGWIDTFALPRRAENVDAAYQWINFVNRPEIAAQITNQSGNFTAAVGADAFVRAELRDAYRVSFNQEALDNINWYPPVPPGLEALEGQVLDRIQAAN, from the coding sequence ATGACCGCTTTTACCCGTTTTGCCCTGGCGGCTGGCGTGGTTGCGACTGTCGCAACCGGCGCTGTGCAGGCTGAAGAATTGCGTTTGTTGACCTGGGGTGGCTACGCCCCGGACGCCGTTGTGGCCCAGTTTGAAAAAGAAACCGGCATCGACGTTCAGGTCACGCTGTCGAACAACGAAGACATGATTTCCAAACTGCGCGCCACAGGCGGTGCCGGTTTCGATCTGGCGCAGCCGAGCCAGGATCGCATCATCGGCGTACAACGCCAGTTCAACATTTATCAGCCGCTGGATATGAGCCGCATTGATACCGGCCTGATTCAAACCTCCATGCTGAACGCCACTCGTGAATCCACTTCCATGAACGGCGGCCAATACGGCGTGCCGGCGGTGTGGGGCACCAGCGGTCTGATCGTGGCGGGTCCTGCTGCGAATGTGGTTACCGATTACACCGATTTGTGTGCTGACGCTGTGGCCGGTCGTGTGTCTTACCGTCTGAAGCGCCCGACATTGATCGGTTTCGCCTTCGCCATGGGTGAAGATCCGTTTGCCGCTTACGACAACGAAGGTGAGTACCGCGCCATTCTGGAGAAAGTTGAAGCGGCGCTGATCGAGTGCAAAGCCAACGTGAAAACCTACTGGAGTGGCGGCGATGAATTGCTGGCCTTGCTGCGCACCGGCGAAGTGACCGCCGCTATGGCGTGGGATGCCGGTGGCTGGACGCTGCACGCGGAAAATCCGTCGATCAATTTCGTGGCCCCGGAATCAGGTGCACTGGGTTGGATTGATACCTTCGCGTTGCCGCGCCGTGCGGAAAACGTCGATGCTGCCTATCAGTGGATCAACTTCGTGAACCGACCGGAAATTGCTGCCCAGATCACCAACCAGTCCGGTAACTTCACCGCCGCTGTCGGCGCTGATGCGTTTGTGCGCGCTGAACTGCGCGATGCCTATCGCGTCAGTTTCAACCAGGAAGCGCTCGACAACATCAACTGGTATCCGCCGGTTCCGCCGGGTCTGGAAGCCCTCGAAGGTCAGGTTCTGGATCGCATCCAGGCAGCGAACTGA
- a CDS encoding DsbA family protein: MIKLTLRPLALLVALALASLAAHADELTEADVEQLVHDYLLAHPEVVQEALDRLQQQQQAAQAAAEQQRLSSLNEQLVSYPHDPVGGNRDGELTLIEFFDYNCGYCKRANATLQALMEDNPNLRVVYKEFPILAETSVTAARASLALNKLYPEHYETFHRSLLERRSGLQKDDDVWDAIEELDGVDTAAIRAESQADWVQQTLASNYQLARQLNISGTPTFVIGDNMLRGAYPQADIQAAIDEAS; the protein is encoded by the coding sequence ATGATCAAACTCACCCTGCGCCCGCTCGCCCTGTTGGTTGCCCTGGCGCTAGCCAGCCTCGCCGCCCACGCCGATGAACTGACCGAAGCCGACGTCGAACAACTGGTGCACGACTATCTGCTGGCACACCCCGAAGTGGTGCAAGAAGCGCTGGATCGTCTGCAACAGCAACAACAAGCCGCGCAAGCCGCCGCCGAACAACAACGCCTGAGTTCCCTGAACGAACAACTGGTCAGCTACCCGCACGACCCGGTCGGCGGTAACCGTGATGGCGAACTGACGTTGATCGAATTCTTCGACTACAACTGCGGCTACTGCAAACGCGCCAACGCAACGCTGCAAGCCTTGATGGAAGACAACCCGAATCTGCGCGTCGTTTATAAAGAATTCCCAATCCTCGCGGAAACTTCGGTCACCGCCGCGCGCGCGTCGCTGGCCTTGAACAAGCTGTATCCGGAACACTACGAAACCTTCCACCGCAGCCTGCTGGAACGTCGCTCGGGTCTGCAAAAAGACGACGATGTCTGGGACGCCATTGAAGAACTGGACGGCGTCGACACCGCTGCCATCCGCGCCGAAAGCCAGGCCGACTGGGTACAACAAACCCTCGCCAGCAACTACCAACTGGCACGCCAACTGAACATCAGCGGCACCCCAACCTTTGTGATCGGCGACAACATGCTGCGCGGTGCGTATCCGCAAGCGGATATTCAAGCGGCGATTGACGAAGCGAGCTGA
- a CDS encoding DsbA family protein: MAMGRSSENVQLYPEHYETFHRSLLERRSGLQKDDDVWDAIEELDGVDTAAIRAESQADWVQQTLASNYQLARQLNISGTPTFVIGDNMLRGAYPQADIQAAIDEAS; the protein is encoded by the coding sequence ATGGCGATGGGACGCAGCAGCGAAAATGTCCAACTGTATCCGGAACACTACGAAACCTTCCACCGCAGCCTGCTGGAGCGTCGCTCGGGTCTGCAAAAAGACGACGATGTCTGGGACGCCATTGAAGAACTGGACGGCGTCGACACCGCTGCCATTCGTGCCGAAAGCCAGGCCGACTGGGTACAACAAACCCTTGCCAGCAACTACCAACTGGCACGCCAACTGAACATCAGCGGCACCCCAACCTTTGTGATCGGCGACAACATGCTGCGCGGTGCGTATCCGCAAGCGGATATTCAAGCGGCGATTGACGAAGCGAGCTGA